The Thermococcus thermotolerans genome contains a region encoding:
- a CDS encoding serine/threonine-protein kinase RIO2 — protein MVSKLLALEAYPNLRDLDFRILRGVELNMRHHRWVPLEDIARFARVDVETASFRLGKLDDMSLVRRRSDIGYIGYQLTIHGYDVLAIRALAKKGVVEAISTAQIGVGKDADVYVGVTPAGEKVAVKFNRIGGRTASRKAAYHGDVFANKRHTSWLYVSRLIAKKEYEALTLLSPIASVPRPIAWNRHVVVMEFIDGTELAELRDTDLSREEAREILDMVLDEYIKIVRFGIVHSDMSEFNVVLTHDGGVLIIDWAQYVTTAHPDSYELLKRDITVLLNAFRRRWRVEKRFEDVWPGFEKAWLESRGEG, from the coding sequence ATGGTAAGCAAGCTGCTGGCACTGGAGGCGTACCCAAATCTGCGGGACCTGGACTTCAGGATACTCAGGGGAGTAGAGCTGAACATGCGCCACCACAGATGGGTTCCCCTGGAGGACATAGCCAGATTCGCGAGGGTTGACGTTGAAACGGCATCCTTCAGACTTGGCAAGCTCGACGACATGTCCCTCGTCAGGCGGCGGAGCGATATAGGCTACATCGGCTACCAGCTCACGATACACGGCTACGACGTTCTGGCAATAAGGGCGCTGGCGAAGAAGGGCGTTGTAGAGGCCATAAGCACGGCACAGATAGGCGTTGGAAAGGACGCAGATGTGTACGTGGGAGTAACGCCGGCCGGGGAGAAGGTCGCCGTCAAGTTCAACCGCATAGGCGGCAGAACCGCCTCAAGAAAGGCTGCCTATCACGGGGATGTGTTCGCCAACAAAAGGCACACGAGCTGGCTCTACGTTTCGAGGCTGATAGCAAAGAAGGAGTATGAAGCGCTGACGCTTCTCAGCCCTATAGCCAGCGTTCCGAGGCCGATAGCATGGAACAGGCACGTGGTCGTCATGGAGTTCATAGACGGAACCGAGCTGGCGGAGCTTCGCGACACCGACCTCTCCAGGGAGGAAGCGAGGGAGATACTCGACATGGTCCTGGACGAGTACATCAAGATAGTCCGCTTCGGCATCGTTCACTCGGATATGAGCGAGTTCAACGTCGTTCTAACCCACGACGGTGGCGTTCTCATAATCGACTGGGCCCAGTACGTTACAACCGCCCACCCGGACAGCTATGAGCTTCTCAAAAGGGATATAACAGTGCTCCTCAATGCCTTCAGGAGAAGATGGCGCGTGGAGAAGAGGTTTGAAGATGTGTGGCCCGGCTTTGAAAAGGCCTGGCTTGAGAGCCGGGGTGAGGGATGA
- a CDS encoding MFS transporter → MRKRLLLLVSLGWIFNYAHRMAIPPLIPMIKAELGINNAEAGLLMTALLLPYAIIQVPAGYIGDRFGRKRLLVLSIIGYSLSSALIIFAREYWELLAVRALYGLFSGLYYAPATALISEVYRERKGSALGVFMVGPPVGSGIAPIIAVPIALRLEWRYAFLALSAMSLATGITLAFAVRGEVSKPSRVRFSIPRNVFLLSAANFIVLAAFFGLLTFLVSFLVNAGVSFETASWLFSLLSVIGIAGSLFGGGLYDRIGRRSIAVVFGLNAFLTLILALTASPWVIIPLGLTFYSVGAIVTAYTSEKATGENLGSVMGFVNMVGFFGATVGPYFVGLLIDGFGYERAFLSIPLMYLMAWGIIRVEEKLEKREISRT, encoded by the coding sequence ATGCGGAAGAGGCTTTTGCTGTTAGTCTCGCTCGGCTGGATATTCAACTACGCCCACAGGATGGCAATCCCTCCCCTCATTCCGATGATAAAGGCCGAGCTGGGAATAAACAACGCCGAGGCCGGGCTTTTGATGACCGCCCTTCTGCTCCCCTACGCCATCATTCAGGTTCCGGCCGGATACATCGGCGACCGCTTTGGGAGGAAGAGGCTCCTTGTTCTCAGCATAATCGGCTACTCGCTCTCGTCCGCACTCATAATCTTTGCCCGGGAATACTGGGAGCTTCTCGCTGTTAGGGCTCTTTACGGCCTTTTCTCGGGTCTGTATTATGCCCCTGCAACAGCGCTGATAAGCGAGGTCTATCGGGAGAGAAAGGGCTCCGCTTTGGGTGTCTTTATGGTCGGCCCACCAGTCGGGAGCGGGATAGCGCCCATCATAGCCGTCCCCATCGCCCTGAGACTTGAATGGCGCTACGCCTTTCTGGCGCTCTCGGCAATGAGCCTGGCGACTGGAATAACCCTTGCCTTCGCGGTCAGGGGCGAGGTCTCAAAGCCGTCTCGCGTTAGGTTCTCGATTCCCCGGAACGTTTTTCTGCTCAGTGCGGCGAACTTCATAGTCCTTGCCGCGTTCTTTGGGCTTCTCACCTTCCTGGTCTCTTTCCTGGTGAACGCAGGCGTTTCCTTCGAAACGGCCTCTTGGCTGTTCTCCCTTCTCTCAGTCATAGGGATCGCAGGTTCTCTCTTCGGCGGCGGCCTCTACGACAGAATCGGGAGGAGAAGTATAGCGGTGGTCTTCGGTCTAAACGCATTCCTCACGCTGATCCTTGCCCTAACGGCCTCTCCGTGGGTGATAATTCCCCTGGGGCTGACGTTCTACTCCGTGGGGGCAATAGTTACGGCCTACACGTCGGAAAAGGCCACCGGAGAGAACCTCGGTTCGGTTATGGGTTTCGTCAACATGGTTGGGTTCTTTGGCGCAACCGTCGGTCCGTACTTCGTTGGACTCCTCATCGACGGCTTTGGTTATGAGAGGGCGTTTCTATCGATACCCCTGATGTACCTGATGGCGTGGGGGATAATCCGGGTGGAAGAAAAGCTGGAAAAGAGAGAGATCAGCCGTACATGA
- a CDS encoding proteasome-activating nucleotidase: protein MSVEDVGVKPSNEYDDYILYLKRRIRQLELQVRTLEADKERLERELSRMRMEMSRLRQPPAFAGMLLEILDEDRAIVQNYNGPRFVVRIAPWIERDRLKPGSRVALDQRTMAIVELLPSEKDPSVLGFEVIERPEVSYKDIGGLDKQLQELREAVELPLRHPELFEKVGIEPPKGVLLYGPPGCGKTLMAKALAHEVNATFIKVVGSELVRKFIGEGARLVHELFELAKEKAPTIIFIDEIDAIGAKRMDETTGGEREVNRTLMQLLAEMDGFDPRGNVKVIAATNRPDILDPALLRPGRFDRLIEVPLPDFKGRLEILKVHTRKMNLRDVDLRVIAEMTEGASGADLKAIATEAGMFAIRARREYITQDDFLKAIEKVFGAEQRLAQQIAMHEVMYG, encoded by the coding sequence ATGAGCGTTGAAGATGTTGGCGTTAAACCATCGAACGAGTACGATGATTACATCCTGTACCTCAAGAGGAGGATCAGGCAGCTTGAACTCCAGGTGAGGACCCTGGAAGCCGACAAGGAGAGACTGGAGAGGGAACTCTCACGCATGAGAATGGAGATGTCCCGGCTGAGACAGCCGCCAGCCTTTGCGGGTATGCTCCTTGAGATACTCGACGAGGACAGGGCGATAGTCCAGAACTACAACGGACCGCGCTTTGTAGTCCGGATTGCACCCTGGATAGAGAGGGACAGACTGAAACCAGGTTCGAGGGTTGCCCTCGATCAGAGAACCATGGCCATAGTTGAACTCCTTCCCAGCGAGAAGGACCCGAGTGTTCTGGGCTTTGAAGTCATCGAGAGACCCGAGGTCAGCTACAAAGATATTGGCGGCCTAGACAAGCAGCTCCAGGAGTTGAGAGAGGCTGTCGAGCTTCCGCTCAGGCACCCAGAGCTCTTTGAAAAGGTGGGGATTGAACCGCCGAAGGGAGTTCTCCTCTACGGTCCTCCTGGATGTGGAAAGACACTCATGGCGAAGGCCCTCGCCCACGAGGTCAACGCCACGTTCATAAAGGTCGTCGGCAGCGAGCTGGTGAGGAAGTTCATAGGCGAAGGGGCAAGGCTGGTTCACGAGCTCTTCGAGCTGGCCAAGGAGAAGGCACCCACCATAATATTCATTGACGAGATAGACGCCATCGGGGCGAAGAGAATGGACGAGACGACCGGTGGGGAGAGGGAAGTCAACAGAACGCTGATGCAACTTTTAGCGGAAATGGACGGCTTCGATCCAAGGGGCAACGTTAAGGTAATAGCCGCCACCAACAGGCCGGACATCCTTGACCCGGCACTGCTCAGGCCCGGACGCTTCGACAGACTTATTGAGGTTCCGCTTCCGGACTTCAAGGGCAGGCTGGAGATACTAAAGGTCCACACGAGGAAGATGAACCTCAGGGACGTCGACCTGCGCGTCATAGCCGAGATGACGGAGGGGGCCAGCGGAGCAGACCTGAAGGCCATAGCCACCGAGGCAGGGATGTTCGCCATAAGGGCGAGGCGTGAGTACATCACCCAGGACGACTTCCTCAAGGCAATAGAGAAAGTTTTCGGGGCAGAGCAAAGGCTTGCCCAGCAGATAGCCATGCATGAGGTCATGTACGGCTGA
- the cas6 gene encoding CRISPR-associated endoribonuclease Cas6, which yields MRVEIKFRPAKEGTILPFNYNYDVYVQLLEKMAIVSPEIAHEAEVSHVDYFTFSRIMVRKRELIPDRGIRVLSDDVSLYVSSSSSELIKAVVEGFIDSPVLQLGDSAFIADDIKILKEPRIKDGALFSTLSPIMVRTVKLSGNRMKIWDLYPSEEAFFDKLRKVMLMRYSAIMGTMPEEKDFAIDVIKFKPVRILVRDTYYRGSLMIFRYHGSPEIARFGYENGFGEKTRYGFGMVKVIDEEPKREGQE from the coding sequence ATGAGAGTCGAGATAAAGTTCAGGCCCGCGAAGGAGGGCACAATTCTTCCCTTCAATTATAACTACGATGTTTACGTTCAGCTTCTTGAGAAAATGGCCATAGTATCTCCTGAGATTGCCCACGAGGCTGAGGTAAGTCACGTTGACTACTTTACCTTCTCCCGTATAATGGTCAGAAAGCGTGAGCTGATTCCGGATAGGGGGATAAGGGTTCTCTCCGATGACGTTTCCCTCTATGTCTCTTCATCTTCCAGCGAGCTCATAAAGGCCGTTGTGGAGGGATTCATAGACAGCCCTGTTCTCCAGCTGGGTGATTCGGCTTTCATAGCGGACGATATAAAGATACTCAAGGAACCCCGCATAAAGGACGGGGCGCTCTTCTCAACGCTTAGTCCGATAATGGTCAGGACGGTCAAGCTCAGCGGCAACCGGATGAAGATATGGGATCTCTACCCAAGCGAGGAGGCCTTCTTTGACAAGCTACGCAAGGTAATGCTGATGAGATATTCGGCAATAATGGGCACGATGCCCGAGGAGAAGGACTTTGCCATTGACGTTATCAAGTTTAAGCCCGTCAGGATTCTCGTCAGAGACACCTACTACCGCGGCTCCCTCATGATATTCCGCTATCACGGCTCTCCGGAGATAGCCCGCTTCGGCTACGAGAACGGCTTTGGAGAAAAGACCCGCTACGGCTTTGGAATGGTCAAAGTAATTGATGAAGAGCCCAAACGAGAAGGCCAAGAGTGA
- a CDS encoding MraY family glycosyltransferase, which yields MIAAAPLIGLTLTLILTPYVATRMKRAGIIGRDIHKMNQPEVAEMGGIAILLAIPLALSPFMDEKIVGVLTVFLLFGVVGIIDDLTNLRQLHKVVLSLLVSVPVAFFGIAPEVDIFGYTLNLGVLYPVFAVLFVTGSANLVNMLAGFNGLEIGTSAIILGILALITDGNARLIALTGMGTALGFLWWNRYPARVFPGDTGTLGLGALIGLVAITGKVEAYAALLLLPHFLDFTIKATGVRFGVRRHGRTRILPDGTLQAPPYPSFLGTIMRKVRVTEPKLVAIVWLIELTLGLLVWALHQLL from the coding sequence ATGATAGCGGCCGCTCCGCTTATAGGTTTAACCCTAACGCTCATCCTTACCCCTTACGTCGCCACAAGAATGAAAAGGGCTGGAATCATCGGGAGAGACATCCACAAGATGAACCAGCCGGAAGTGGCTGAGATGGGGGGTATAGCGATTCTTCTCGCCATCCCCCTGGCGCTCTCACCCTTCATGGATGAGAAAATCGTGGGGGTTCTAACGGTCTTCCTGCTCTTCGGAGTCGTTGGAATCATAGACGACCTGACGAACCTGAGACAGCTCCACAAGGTCGTTCTATCGCTCTTGGTCTCAGTCCCGGTGGCGTTTTTCGGCATCGCACCGGAGGTGGATATCTTCGGATACACCCTCAACCTGGGGGTTTTGTATCCAGTTTTCGCGGTGCTCTTCGTTACCGGCTCGGCAAACCTGGTGAACATGCTTGCCGGATTCAACGGACTTGAGATAGGGACTTCCGCTATAATCCTTGGAATCCTTGCCCTGATAACCGATGGAAATGCCAGGCTCATTGCGTTGACCGGGATGGGAACTGCGTTGGGCTTTCTGTGGTGGAACAGGTATCCCGCGAGGGTCTTTCCGGGCGATACTGGAACCCTCGGTCTCGGCGCCCTCATAGGGCTAGTTGCCATTACCGGAAAGGTAGAGGCCTATGCGGCGCTTCTATTACTCCCCCATTTCCTTGATTTTACCATAAAGGCAACGGGTGTTCGTTTCGGCGTGAGGAGGCACGGAAGAACGAGGATCCTGCCCGACGGAACGCTTCAGGCGCCACCGTATCCCAGCTTCTTGGGGACAATAATGAGAAAAGTCAGGGTTACCGAGCCCAAGCTTGTGGCTATTGTATGGCTGATCGAACTCACTCTTGGCCTTCTCGTTTGGGCTCTTCATCAATTACTTTGA
- a CDS encoding HAD-IA family hydrolase: MDVKLVVFDLDGTLVGAPRPFAEIKEELKSRLIEMGISKEIIGDMTPMYENLLRISRETGRDFEELYSILVELEAERIGDSFLFEGVLEVLDFLREQNVKMAIMTRSSRKATLKALEMQGIGDYFDIVSTRDDVPPDDLKPNPGQLRRIIEAFGLEPTKVLVVGDHGYDILPARELGALSVMITGHTAGRMSFSVDSTPDFEVEDMRELLRLLENLLSTYVVVPAYNEEMTIGAVLDDLLRYFRRDEIVVVNDGSRDRTREIARSKGVHVLTHLVNRGLGGALGTGITYSLRRNARLILTFDADGQHLVSDALRVMKPVAEGKADFAVGSRLKGDTSQMPFVKRFGNFVLDAITAVFARKYVSDSQSGLRCFSRDCAAKIRITCDRYAVSSEIIIEASRNRCRIVEVPIRAVYTEYSMKKGTNILEGVKIALNLLFDKLR, from the coding sequence ATGGACGTGAAACTGGTGGTCTTTGACCTTGACGGAACGCTGGTCGGTGCACCCAGACCCTTTGCCGAAATTAAGGAGGAGCTCAAATCCCGGCTCATTGAGATGGGAATATCCAAGGAAATAATCGGTGACATGACGCCGATGTACGAGAACCTGTTGAGGATATCCCGCGAGACGGGAAGGGACTTCGAGGAGCTATACTCTATCCTTGTCGAACTTGAGGCTGAGAGAATTGGGGATAGTTTTCTTTTTGAGGGCGTCTTGGAAGTTCTGGACTTTCTGAGGGAACAGAACGTCAAAATGGCGATAATGACCCGGAGCTCCCGGAAGGCAACGCTGAAGGCTTTAGAGATGCAAGGAATAGGTGACTATTTTGATATTGTCTCCACCCGTGACGATGTTCCGCCGGATGACCTCAAGCCTAATCCCGGGCAGCTTCGGCGGATAATCGAGGCCTTTGGCCTTGAACCGACCAAGGTTCTGGTGGTTGGTGACCACGGCTACGACATACTCCCTGCCAGGGAGCTCGGTGCGTTGAGCGTTATGATAACGGGCCACACCGCCGGGAGGATGAGCTTTTCGGTTGACTCAACCCCAGATTTTGAGGTTGAAGACATGAGAGAACTCCTTAGACTCCTGGAAAACCTTCTAAGTACTTACGTCGTTGTGCCGGCCTACAATGAGGAGATGACCATCGGTGCCGTCCTCGATGACCTGCTCAGGTATTTTAGACGGGATGAGATAGTCGTCGTCAACGACGGCTCCCGTGACAGAACCCGGGAGATAGCCCGTTCAAAGGGCGTCCATGTCCTCACGCACCTGGTCAACCGCGGTCTCGGCGGTGCCCTTGGCACCGGCATAACCTATTCCCTCAGAAGGAACGCCCGGCTTATCCTCACCTTCGATGCCGACGGTCAGCACCTCGTGAGCGACGCCCTGAGGGTTATGAAGCCCGTCGCCGAGGGAAAGGCGGACTTTGCCGTTGGTTCGAGGCTCAAGGGCGACACCAGCCAGATGCCCTTTGTGAAGCGCTTTGGAAACTTCGTCCTTGATGCCATAACGGCTGTTTTTGCGAGAAAATACGTCAGCGACAGTCAGAGCGGGCTGAGATGCTTTAGCAGGGATTGTGCCGCCAAAATAAGGATAACCTGCGACCGCTACGCGGTTTCGAGCGAGATAATCATTGAAGCCTCCAGAAACCGCTGTCGCATTGTTGAAGTGCCAATCCGCGCCGTGTACACCGAGTACTCCATGAAAAAGGGAACGAACATCCTGGAGGGTGTTAAAATAGCTCTCAACCTGCTGTTTGATAAGTTGAGGTGA
- a CDS encoding DUF2304 domain-containing protein: protein MYAVQYMAIVVVLALMLYVLGKYGKKEFEWGDFLFWEVILLGLLIVAIFPLEIANEIRKLLGLGRGLDALFVIAIGLSYLLILKVYVAVDRTEREITELTRKIAIEMEEINRRLEEIDEKL, encoded by the coding sequence ATGTATGCGGTTCAGTACATGGCTATAGTTGTTGTACTGGCCCTGATGCTCTACGTGCTGGGCAAGTACGGGAAGAAGGAGTTTGAGTGGGGTGATTTCCTCTTTTGGGAGGTTATCCTACTGGGTCTCCTGATAGTGGCGATATTCCCCCTGGAAATAGCCAACGAGATTCGAAAACTCCTCGGCCTTGGTAGGGGCCTTGATGCGCTGTTCGTTATTGCGATAGGCCTGTCGTACCTCCTGATATTGAAGGTCTACGTTGCGGTGGACAGAACCGAGAGGGAGATAACGGAGCTGACTAGAAAAATCGCAATCGAGATGGAGGAGATAAACAGAAGGCTAGAGGAGATAGACGAGAAACTCTAA
- a CDS encoding deoxycytidylate deaminase has product MGIEIVLDREKAERIKRIRPTKDEYFMLIAKLVSLRATCPRLRVGAVAVKDGYILATGYNGAPRGMEHCIDVGCLIVDGHCHRAVHAEQNVIAMAARKGISLEGATLYVTHFPCDICFKIVINAGIKEIVYEEMYPNEATEILLREAQEKGIVKIRQFKLSKERVQAFLEELFGEFVD; this is encoded by the coding sequence ATGGGGATTGAGATAGTACTCGACAGGGAAAAGGCCGAGAGGATAAAGCGCATAAGGCCGACTAAAGACGAGTATTTCATGCTTATCGCAAAGCTCGTCTCCCTCAGGGCAACCTGTCCCCGTCTCAGGGTAGGTGCCGTCGCTGTCAAAGACGGCTACATCCTCGCTACCGGTTACAACGGTGCACCTAGGGGCATGGAGCACTGCATTGACGTGGGGTGCCTCATCGTCGACGGCCACTGTCACAGAGCCGTCCACGCCGAGCAGAACGTCATAGCGATGGCGGCTAGAAAGGGCATAAGCCTCGAAGGAGCGACGCTCTACGTCACCCACTTCCCCTGCGACATCTGCTTCAAGATAGTCATAAACGCCGGAATAAAGGAGATAGTCTACGAGGAGATGTATCCCAACGAGGCAACGGAGATTCTGCTCAGAGAGGCGCAGGAGAAGGGAATAGTCAAGATAAGACAGTTCAAGCTTTCAAAGGAAAGGGTACAGGCATTCCTGGAGGAGCTTTTCGGTGAATTCGTGGATTAG
- a CDS encoding M48 family metallopeptidase, translated as MLFIIMALEVILAVIALKELGLRIALAAFGSIVLLYFWVSTKDVKGSYLTLQRSEIPWLYDGIAEMAKKAGLPMPRVYILDDYIPNAYSFKNTIVLSLGLFEVLDSDEILAVAAHELGHIKNGDTKIFPVLAYGRFLMMVFTGVLILLAHTSAVTVAALFLYALYEVARANFLKSREFQADETALRLLDVPMNLKHALEELKYYEDLRVGVRLSALPSIEPAIERKQKPAIIETHPSYDERIFRILVEINGNNMFNQRMQ; from the coding sequence ATGCTGTTCATTATCATGGCCCTCGAAGTCATACTGGCCGTGATAGCCCTTAAAGAGCTGGGCCTCAGGATAGCTTTGGCTGCCTTCGGCTCCATAGTTCTCCTGTACTTCTGGGTCTCAACCAAGGACGTTAAGGGCAGCTACCTGACGCTTCAGAGGAGCGAGATTCCATGGCTCTACGACGGCATAGCGGAGATGGCCAAAAAGGCAGGGCTCCCAATGCCCAGGGTATACATCCTGGACGACTACATACCCAACGCATACTCCTTCAAGAACACGATAGTCCTTTCCCTGGGGCTCTTTGAGGTGCTCGACAGCGATGAGATACTTGCCGTTGCCGCCCATGAGCTCGGCCACATAAAGAACGGAGACACAAAGATATTCCCCGTGCTCGCCTACGGCAGATTCCTTATGATGGTGTTCACTGGAGTGCTCATACTTCTCGCCCATACATCGGCCGTTACAGTAGCGGCCCTCTTCCTCTACGCCCTCTACGAGGTCGCCAGGGCCAATTTCCTTAAGAGCAGAGAGTTCCAGGCGGATGAAACGGCGCTCAGACTGCTGGACGTGCCGATGAACCTCAAACACGCCCTCGAAGAACTCAAGTACTACGAAGACCTGAGGGTTGGCGTCAGACTTAGTGCCCTGCCGAGCATAGAACCCGCGATAGAGAGGAAGCAGAAGCCGGCGATAATAGAGACCCACCCAAGCTACGACGAAAGGATATTTAGGATACTCGTGGAGATTAACGGCAACAACATGTTCAACCAGCGTATGCAGTGA